Genomic window (Geotrypetes seraphini chromosome 17, aGeoSer1.1, whole genome shotgun sequence):
GCAACGGATGCTGTTTCTGAAATCTCTCCCTTTGTCTGACAGGAGCACCTGCTGCTACTGATGTACAGGTTAAGTCATTTGCAAAGCTTTATGGGTTTTCTTTCACGTCTTCATCTTTGAACTCTGAATCAAATAACTCTCCTGCCTGCATGTTTAAAGTGACTTGGGACGACAGAGTCTTTAGTGCTATTTTGTCTAAACTAGTCACCAAAAGACCCTGGATCTACCGTATGCTTTGTGCTAGTAATTCTTCTACCTAAACTGACTTTATTGCATATTAAAGCGCAACATGACTGATTAGCCAATTTTGAATTTATAACTGCCGTTCCACTGTTTAATGCTGCttataaaaaaaaagtccccaCTTTTTGTACTTCCCACATCTGAAAGAATAATGAGTAAGTCGGGACCTGACCAATTTGTTTGGAAATGGCTGAGAAATCTACTGATGCTTTCCGAATTATTTGCTCTCGGGAACATATCTGCAAGTGCTCATAGCTGCCCCAGTGTCTGTATATGTGCCTCGGACCTTCTAAGCTGTGTTAACCAAAGTCTTCAGCATGTGCCCAAAGAACTGCCTCCCACGGCGGTCACGCTGGACCTCAGTCACAATAATCTTTCCCACCTCCACAATAACTGGCTGTCAGCCTTGCCACGACTCCAGGACCTCCGAATCAGCCACAATCAGATTAAAAATCTCTCTGAAAATGCGCTCTATAATGCCACACAACTTATACGCCTAGACTTGTCTTccaatcgtctggaaacaatcaAGGAACACTTCTTTGAGCATCTTGTAAGTCTGGAGGAACTTTTGCTCTACAACAACGTCATTATGCAAGTGGATAGCAGAGCTTTTATCCAACTAAGCAACATACGCAAGATCTACCTGAGCTGTAATCTGTTAACCAATTTTTCTTTTCGCTCCATGCAGAACCTCAGTCACCCTCACCTGAGGACCTTGGACCTCTCATCCAATAAGTTCTCTATTATTCCCACTGAAGATATCATGGCCTTGCCAGCATATCTCAAAAATGGCTTGTATCTCCATAACAACCCCCTGACATGTGACTGCAGACTATATAATTTGTTTCTGCATTGGATCGATCGAGGTTTCAGCTCAGCAAAGGATTTCCAAGAGGATCATATTTGTCTGGCCGTGGGGAAGTCCCAGGTTCGGTTCTTAAAGAGAAATAATAATGTTGACAATTGCCCTTTGAACTATGCAGACTTTTCAGAGTTCCACGTCAAAGTATTTGTAGGAAAGTCTCTTTTGATTCCCTGCAATACTAGCCTGCAGGAAGAATCAACAAATTTCTTATGGATTTCTCCCAGATATGAGTTTATCAAATATCCAGGAAACGATAATCAAAGTCTTAAAATTCATAGTAATGGAAGCTTAGAGATCAAAGAGGTACAGCCATGGGACGATGGGATTTATCTGTGTATCGCCATTAATGAGCAGTTAAATCATAATATGACATATGAAGTAAATGTGACAGTTCATTATCCCAAATACGAAGGACTGAAAACTAGCATCACAACACTCCTGGGATGTGTGGTCAGTTTGATCCTCGTTCTCATGTACCTGTACCTCACTCCTTGCCACTGCTTCAACTGTCGGAAGAAGCTGGCAACCCCCAGCCTGTCCTACGAATGTAGTGCTAAATCCTCTATTCTTAGCACCACTCCACCAGCCACTGATGCACCTAATCGTAAGGTCAACTCTACCAAACATGTGGCCTTCCTCGAACCCATCAAGGAAGTGCAAAATGGCAAAATCAAGTTGGCGGTCTGCGATGAGTCTTCCAGTACTAAATATGCAAAGGTTCTACAACCCAAACTTGATTCTGAATCCACCAGCTCTGTTTTTTCCGATACACCCATCATGTCATTATAGAAAACCAAGAAGAGATCTGATTTGGATTTATATCatgttctcccagaagagctcagaacgggttacaagcttACATATCGTACATAATAAAGAGTAGCactatatagggctccttttactaaggtcgttagggccttaacgcgcagaataacgcgtgctaaattgccccgcgcgctagaccccgcgcgccagcattgaactggcgttattctagaagcgtaccacactagtgcaccttagtaaaaggagcccatgactGTACAGTACTCctccaatattcgcgggggttccgttccaggaacccctgcgaatctcgaaaaaccgcaaatacggtttttcatgggggagcctgaagagggcagcaggagagcagcctgagcgccgcgagtgcagaaaatcactcgtggtacgctccgaccgcctcttcctgcactaagtagggccttatccaatcaggagctgcgtgtcaaagcagctcccgattggataaggcccgacttagtgcaggaagaggcggtcggagcgtacagcgagtgatttcatgcactcgcggcgctccggctgctctctcccgctgccctctccttgtcggcggttcgcggtcggaaaatacgcaaatgaccgggactgcaAACCGCCAACTGCGAAcgacaggggaacactgtatatcatGATATGATGGAACATAGCGAAATGTGATCATTGTTAATTGAAGGCTCATTAACACTGCATGTATTGCACAACTGTTAAACGCAAAGTTCCTTTGAGCATAATTACTTAATATGACTAAGGACTATTCAGTTAAACTATGGATGGAAAGAGAAAACAAAGTGCTGGTATAGGAATTGTGGGGATTGAAATGGCCAAGAGCAGGCTCTCTGGGGATTTGTAGCAGCACGTGACTGCCTAATCTTCCCCCTAGCTGCCTATGCCAAAGTTTGTGGGTCTGTGGGTCTGAGGGTGACGACAGGCTGGAGTGGTAACATGAATGGTTAGAGGCAATTTTCAGTCCACTAAGGGCAGTGAGTTTACTGGACACAGGTCTGAATATCAACCAGTGCTCAGTTAATATCTGGGCCAGCAGTCATAGCCAGATATTCAGTGCAGGGAACTGCGCATGTTCCAGCACGGAATATCCAGGGTAAGTTAACCTGTGGTCAGAAGCGGCTTGCCAGCTGCTTAGTGCCATAGGCTAATTAGCAGGCTCTATGATTATAAGAAGCCCTTCCTGAGCAAGGGATAATAAATTTCAGAGCAAAGAACACTTACATTAAAGAAAGCAAATAAGCTTTATTGGAATTTTTGTTATGCCTTTTTTATAAActtcaaaataatttaaatttatcTCTGTGAGATGCTAACTTTGATGAAAGCAGATCTAagtttttgggtttaaaaaaaataaaatctacaaTTTAGGATGAATTAGAAGGGGAGGCTAGTGCCTTACACTAAAGGTTTTCCTAATTTACTgtttatacttgaatataaaccaggggggggggaggttcactcgaatataaaccgggaaaAGGGGGTTATATTCAATTGTTCTGTCTTGCACccaaccctccttccctcccttcccacccagcTTTGCACCCAGTCTCTGATGCACACTGCAGGCTTCCCTTAAGCCCTGGTGAGCCGGGACAGCAGCAATCCTTCCTGTGTCCTGTCCTGCTTCCTTCCCACCTCCCATATCCCTCTACAACATACCTtttgaaccctggtggtctagcagttaagcggggcaggagtgatttttctttgctcctgccccgtgtggAGCTTCAATCAGAAATGGATGCGCAAGTTCCTGGGGCAGTCACATGAGACTGTGAGAATTCGTGAGATTGCCCAGGGATCTTGCGCAGCCATTTCTGATTGCAGCTCCACACGGGACAGGAGCAAAGAAAAATCGCTcctttgctagaccaccagggttcaaaAGGTGAGAGGTGAGAGGTGGGAAAGAGGTAGGGTGGTTAACAGTTGGgaaggatctctcctgtccccggctcaccgctggaccacaagggcttaaggcaggcctgTGGAAGGCCTGCAATGAGTCCGGGAAGTAGGGGGAAAATGGGGTGGTTAACATTTGGCCAGGACAGGAAATGGAAATGatctctcctgtcctggctcactgCCGGACCACGAAAGGCAGTGAAGCCTGCAATGTATCtggaaggtgggagggaagtgAGGTGGTTAACAGTTAGCCAGGACAGGAAAGGGAAGGATTTCTCTTGTCctggctcactgctggaccaccaaggtTTAAGGCAGGCCCGTGGGAGGTCTGCAACAGtctggaattgtttttttttttttggggggggggcgggggcagGAAGAATGCagacttgaggacctgaatataaactgagacgcCATttgtttggccccaaaatcttggtttatattcaaatatatacgaTATGTCTATGGTATAGTAAATCAAGTCCTTAGGAAGCTCTTCCACCTTGCTATTTGATATTagtgaaaaataaaatcaggTTATTGTTTCAGCTTAGTGCTTGCTTCTCTGTCATTTCCCAAAGAGCAAGTATATTTTGAAATGTATGTTGTTGGGTTGCCACAAATCGTGTCAGGCTAAAACCTCTTTTCAGATTATtctgaatgagagagagagagagagatctgtaGAAAAGTGCTGTCTCTCAGAATCTGATGTTTGGATGACTGATTTCCTCCCACTTGATCTGggattttttggtttgtttgttttatttatttatttttttgcagatCTCTCAAACTTGTACAAGATGTATAATTATTTTTTGttggtacaaaaaaaaaatagataacccaatttttaaaatattctctGCCAGAAACAAAACAGCAACACACATGATTCTAGCTCACAAGGAAAATGTTCCTGTTTTGCTTGTGACAGAGCTGAGCCACGAAGGGTTTCAGCTTATTATTTTGATAGTgcttctagatcagggatctcaaagtccctccttgagggctgcaatccagtcgggttttcagggtttccccaatgaatatgcattgatagcagtgcatgcacatagatctcctgcatattcattggagaaattctgaaaacccgactggattgcggccctcaaggagggactgagatccctgttctagatgtACACCATGCAGTAAAATACATACAAGGCTTTATGGAGCTTTAAAATAAGTAGAAATATTGTTATGTTACACAAGTTCTTCCAATCCACCTTTACCTATCTAGTTCAAGGATAGACTACAAAAGTAAGAGACCAGACCAACGGtctaggaattaaaaaaaaaaattaataaatccaTATTTCTAAAATTAATCCAGAGTGAATTCATTATCCTgaaatagaaaatatcttaaaagctTTCTAAACCAAAGATTGTGCCCACAAAGGTGCAGTTTTTAAAGGAAATGGTTCTAAAATTTGACCAACTGATACCGAATAGACAGAGAAAGCTgtctagtacagtggttcccaaccctgtcctggaggaacaccaggccaattgggttttcaggctagccctaatgaatatgcatgaagcaaatttgcatgcctatcacttccatcatatgcaaatctctctcatgcatattcattagggctagcctgaaaacccgattggcctggtgttcctccaggacagggttgggaatcactggtctagtagATTTTACATTTTTTACCATAGGAAATTTCAACTGAAAAAGAGTTCCTGTTTGATATTTAGGAAGGAGCATTGCCTGTTAAGATCTTAAAAACTGTACCTCCCATTTTAAACTTTAGCTGCCAGAGGTAATCAATGAAATTTCCTATAGGAAAGTTGCCAATGCTCAGATTTCCATAAGCTTTACGGCTGAATTTTGAACCAATTGTAGATGGTTAATAGAGAACTCAGAACACATAACCAATACcagattacaataatctaatctgaacaaaatcaaagactacaccaaaatccAGAAAGATttctaagaaaatattttgagATTGAGCCTATCAGAAAGCATTGTTTGACTTCAAGTTGTACATAATGGCACATGGATAACTATTGTCTATTTCTACCCTTAAGATTCAAGAGTGTAACTCAAGAGAAAATCATTCCCATCTAGAGAAATAATTGTACCATATCTTGAATCCTTTTTGCATCCTAACCACAAAAATTTTGTATGGTTCTTATTTAATTTAAAGCAATGATTGGGAATCCAATTTTCTACAGTActaaacaacatttttaaataATAGAAACAGTAAAGACACTGGTAGTACCACTACCTACGCTAACAATAAGGACACTGGTAGTACCACcataaagaaagattaggttccttgataatcttctttcttgtaatgtgtctagtagtccttaATGCTAGGGTTATGTCCCTGAATCCGCAAGTTGATTGCAGAAAGATGTCACACATCTTTCAATTCCGCCTTGTTCCCAGTGGGCTGGCCAATgctccttcagtttgtaccaaagcagtcaaGTACTACTATAATAGGAGATGTAAGAAgaaggaggggtacagggaaTCTCCCTGACAAACACTTCTGTCCTGTTAGAACTTTAACAAGTAAAAAAAATCCTCTAATACAGAAAACTGTGTGCAactaacatttatggagctcagtTGCTTACTTATTTTTTAAAGCTCATCTTAAATGACTAACAGAATAGTTCTCCAGTCCCAGACTTACACGCTGACCGAAGCAGAAAACAGGTGAAACTCACTGAAAGGTGGGGCCGCAGGACTACtggacacatctacaagaaagattaaGAAAAACATAAGAAAGAAGTTgtccccgctgagtcagaccagaggtccatcttgctcagcggtccgctcccgcggcggcccatcaggcctagtgcctgaacagtggtccctgattaattttgtaacttacctctaatcccatctctataatctacctctactcttatctgtacccctcaatccctttgtcttccaagtacctatccaaagcttctttgaacccctttATCACATCGatgtaaaaacctaatctttctttctagtgcaatgtgtcttgtagtcctgaatgctaggaaTGTAGAAAAGCAGTCCCCTAAATCTAGGGCGCAACAACTGAGCCTGCCTTCAGCATGGAAGACCCAAAAGTAGCATCCTTCCTGGCTGCCATGCTCACTCTATTAAACTTGGCAAAAGTATGAAGAAAGGCCAGGTAGCTGCCCTTCAGATCTCCTCCGGAGAAACTGCCTGAGTCTCCGCCCATGACGAAGCCAAACTTCTGGAGGAATGTGCTCTCAAAGAGATTGGTGGCTGTTTACCATGGCCAATATATGCTGAGGAAATTGTCAGTTTAATCCAACTAGATATAGAGACCTTCGACAATGTCTTGTCGCACTTAGCCTGGCTggtgagaacaaaaaggtgatctaaaacCCGAAAGCCATTGGTCACTTCCAAATAACAAAGAACTCCTCTATGGATGTCTAGAATCTTCAATTGTTTGTCCTTTTCTTCAACCCCGTGGGATGAAAAGTAGACAATCCCACTTCCTGATTCATGTGAAAGGCCAAAATCATCTTTGGCAAAAAGAACAGGACTGTACGAAAAGAAAGTCTTGCTTCTGTAATTTTGAGGAATGGCTCACTGCATGAAAGCACCTGTAATTCTGAGACTTGTCTAGCTGATGCAATCACCACCAGGAACACTGTCTTGAATGTAAGGTCCAGTAGGGAACCTCCTGCAAAGGCTCATACGGAGCTTTGCTGAGCCCTTGGAGGACCAGATTAAGATTCCACAATGGGAATCGTGGCTTCACCGGAGGATGCAACCGAAGAGTCCTCTTTAGGAACCTTGACACATCAGGGTGAGGCCAGAGGTACCTTCTCCCCTTGAGCTCTGAAGTGTGAAAGACCTGCTACCTGTACTTTCAAAGAAGCAAAAGCCACACATTTCTCAAGTCCTGCCTACAAAATGGTAGGACCACCAATATTGGAGCTCTTAACAGCTCTACGTCATCCTTATCACACTAGGATATGGAACCTCAAGTACCTCCTGTGAGTCTGGAAAATAGGAATATGAAGATAGGCCTCTGCAGAGAGCCCTCCAGGGCCTCCCAGTGATGTCCAGATGCGAGGGGAAGAATGTTGTCTGAGTTATGGAGCCATTCATAACTCAGTACTGTGAAGTGGAGGCCTGCAGATTCCAATTTTAATTCCCAAAGCAAATGCATAATAATGCCCAGGAACAATGTGACCTTAAAAACAGGTGACACACAGCAGAATCTTCTCCTTGGTCTATGGCCACTACTGCCTCTTGACCACCAGTCTCAGACTAAGAACCAAAATCCTCCAGGAGAGAAGCAGCTCCCTGGGACAATAAAGGCATAGATTCAGACCCCCAATCCTCCCAGACCTTCTCTGACCGAATATCCTGGTCCTAGGTTGGGTCTGAGGGAGGGTACTCTGAGGGAGGACCCCGACAATTTAACTAGGCATTCCACATCAGACTTATAAAATCCAAAGTAAAGCCCCATCCTGACagctaaaaggacccctgaagggACTCAATTTGTCTCCTCGTGGTCTCTGCGGTAACTGTGTGTCTGTGCTTCACCAATTCACTGCCCAAGGGCTCTTGTAGGAATCTCTTCCCTGGAAAATGAGCTCCCTGTGGATCTCCAGCTCTAGAGATCTTAGGAGCCCATGGATCCTGCCCCATGGCATGCAGAACATGGGACTCTGCTCAGCTGGCCATCCAATGCAAACCTGGCATAATGTAGGGGTAGAAAGGGTTGAGGAGTCCATCCCTATAGATTTTAAACAAAATCGAGGGATTTTGAGGCAAAtaaaggcttttaaaataaaatcaggatATATAAGATGGCTGCAGAAGCAGCGATTTGGGGGTACATAGACGAAACTGCGCGAGATAAAGACCTGCAGACAATGGAGCGCCGACAATCGCGCGCACAACATCTGCACgctggatttaaacagtattttaaagcactccgggggtggggggggtttggtcggagacccccctactttactttgAACTGATAGCACTCCcattgtggggggtgttggggggaataccccattatagaggaaacagcccttttctctattttttagggaaaaagtacatacagcttgcgttagtatttttcgttcaGTGcgtggtttgcgcgcgctaatctttagcatgcactaaaaacgctagcgcaccttagtaaaaggagccctaagaatgttataatgcctctgtatcgctggAGCCCCATggatggtgcaacctcacctggagtattgccttcaattctggtctccttatctcaagaaagatataacggcactagaaaaggttcaaagaagagtgatcaaggagatggaacttctctcgtaaaagaaaagactaaaacggttagggctcttcagtttgaaaaagagacggctgaaggggagatttgattgaagtctacaaaatcctgagtggagtagaatgggtacaagtggatcgatttttcactccgtcagaaattacaaagaatagggggacactcgatgaagatacagggaaatacttttaaaacgaataagtggaaatcttttttcactcagagagtagttaagctctggaacgcattgccaaagagtggatagcgtagctggttttaagaaaggtttagataatttcctggaggaaaagtccatagtctgttattgggggaagccactgcttgccttggatcagtagcatggaactccttgggtttggccagctactagtgacctggagtggccacaATGAAAACGGGCTATTGATGGAGCATCGATCTGACCCAGAACTATTCTTAACTGACCTTagaactattcttatgttctaagctacttaaccctccattgacccaggtaaaaaacaaagaaacaaaacttagattgtgagtccactagggacagagaaagtactcaTAAACTGTGCATACGCTTAACTCTGCCCGTGATTGTCAGCAGCTTAAAAACAGCTGTCTGTTACAGGCTGAATACTGGACCAGTAGTGAAGCACACAGATTAATTAGGGCTGTATAAACTTTTGCACACAGTTGGATGTTCTATCAATTCTTTTCTATACTTGCTGTGAATGGTCTTGCTCAGAATTTTAACAGCGACGATGTCATGGCTTTTAGTTAGAGACAATGGATGTAGAGATTTGAGAAATTAACTAACCAGTATGTTCCACTCCCTTCTAATGGGAAGTATCTATAGCATAGCCCTTCATAGCATTCAGCCCTAGAGGTCAACGGTCATGACCTTCAAACAATCTGCCCCCTATCTCTTATGCCAACTCCACTCCCAGTATGACTATATTGTTTCAGTGAGAGAATTTCCTGTTTTGGTTTCAGCCTTCATAATTTGGCACAAACAGGCTAATGACTTATGTATAATATTATAATTGCACAGTAGCCAAGAGCTGGCTTGCAACTCAGTTCCTTTTGATATTGATGTTTTGCAGAGGGAGGATGGTGCATTCCCATGAGAGCTTCATTAAAGCTTCAGAGCTCTGTGGATCAGCACAGCTAGGTTTTATGATACGAGGACCAAGGGTTGTGGTTTTCTGCACTAATGTGATCCCTGCTGAGATATCTGAAAGGTTTAATGAGTGTTTTTCCTTTGAAACTCTTTTTTCATCTCCCCTTCCCCATTAAATGACTGTCCCACATGCATGTCTAGTGCAAAAAGGATAAGAGCAGATTTTTGGTACCAAGAGTCATaatttcaaaataataataataatacatgagACAAATATACTCAATAATTGTAAAACAGAAATATGCATTAGAAGAACATCGAAattatacaggaaaaaaaaagcttacACACTTTACTTGTAAAAAGAAAAATTGGAAGGAGAAAGGATACAAAGAAGCAATAATAAAGAGCTTAAATTAATCCCTCAGCAACATGCTGGCTGCATCTAaaccaacctgcggccccgtgaagtattttgtgcggcgatgcagtgttttcctctgctgcccccgggtgtttaccgtcttgccagctccctcctctgtcttgctgcagcgtttgcgcatttgtgcgaccccagaaacatttttttcggccaatgcagcccaaggaagccaaaaggttgaacacccctgatctaaactcgACAATTTACCACAGCAATCTAAGACATAGGTAGTAGTATTCTGAGCTTTAGCTTTATCTTCCTGAGCCACAGTCAGCTTTTCCAACTGCAAGGGTCAAGATCTTTCCTCTCAGTCACTTCACTAAGATTAATTTATACAAGGAGGGACACGATCTTCTCTGTTACGGCagcctcaaacttggaactcgcTTCCAATTTATATTAGGGAAGAAAAATCATTTAGTAAGTTCAAAGGTCTCTTAAAAACCTGACGCTTTCAGATGAGCTGCTTGAATTCTATAAAACTCAAACATTCTATAGTGGACTAAAATCCTCTCaatgaaaattaagtgggtaacaatTCCCATCCTACTATCTTAACTAtgtccattttattttatttttttaatgaattgtaGTTAAACCTGTCTTCCTCTTGTGTCCTGTAGTGTCATAGTTTTAAAATATGTGTGCGTTTTtacattaagaaaggtatcacgaccaggacgaaggaagtcatcctgccactgtgtcgtgcaatggtgcgcccgcacctggagtactgtgtccagtactggtcgccgtacctcaagaaggacatggcggtacttgagagtccagagaagagcaactaaactaataaagggtatggaggacctctcatatactgacagactgaaaacgctggggcttttctccctggaaaagcggagactttgaggagacatgatagaaaccttcaaaatcatgaagggcatagaaaaagtagacagagacagatttttcaaattatggggaactcggagaaattgaaagggaataggtttagaacaaacgccaggaagttctttttcacacagagggttgtggatacatggaacgcgctaccagaagaagtgataagcaggagcacgctacagggcttcaaagaaggtttggataggtacctagaggacaaagggattgaggggtacagataggagtagaggtaggttataaggataggattagaggtaagttacaaaattagtc
Coding sequences:
- the AMIGO3 gene encoding amphoterin-induced protein 3, whose amino-acid sequence is MLLIKKKSPLFVLPTSERIMSKSGPDQFVWKWLRNLLMLSELFALGNISASAHSCPSVCICASDLLSCVNQSLQHVPKELPPTAVTLDLSHNNLSHLHNNWLSALPRLQDLRISHNQIKNLSENALYNATQLIRLDLSSNRLETIKEHFFEHLVSLEELLLYNNVIMQVDSRAFIQLSNIRKIYLSCNLLTNFSFRSMQNLSHPHLRTLDLSSNKFSIIPTEDIMALPAYLKNGLYLHNNPLTCDCRLYNLFLHWIDRGFSSAKDFQEDHICLAVGKSQVRFLKRNNNVDNCPLNYADFSEFHVKVFVGKSLLIPCNTSLQEESTNFLWISPRYEFIKYPGNDNQSLKIHSNGSLEIKEVQPWDDGIYLCIAINEQLNHNMTYEVNVTVHYPKYEGLKTSITTLLGCVVSLILVLMYLYLTPCHCFNCRKKLATPSLSYECSAKSSILSTTPPATDAPNRKVNSTKHVAFLEPIKEVQNGKIKLAVCDESSSTKYAKVLQPKLDSESTSSVFSDTPIMSL